In Pseudomonadota bacterium, the genomic stretch GTTGAAGCTGGGCCACGTAGCGTCGCCAGACAGAATGCTCACACCGCTGACATCGGCGGAAAAAGCGCCGTCCGCATCGAGCGTCGCCGGCCCACGGTTCACCGGCAACATGATGCATTCGGTGATGTGGTCAGGCAGCGCGCCGTCTTCCGGACAGACCGAGGTGACAATCGAAACGCGTGCATCGGGGTCCTGCAGCACGCGCGGTGGCAGTTCGAGCTCTCCCGAAACGCGCGTTCGCTGCCGCCGGTTTAGCGGTTCATCGGGTAGCTCTGCCGTGACGGCCCTGGGAACCGTGTAAGGGCCCTCCCCTTCGAGGATCGAAAAGGGTTCACTCACATTCACCAGAATCAAGCGGCCGCTGCGACCTCGGAGCTGTATGTCCACCTCTGCTGGGTTGAGCGTTCGCTGAAAGGGCACGATAAACTCACCTTCCAATTCTCCCTGGGCAGCCTGCGGACCAAATAGCCGCAACCCTTCGAGAAACAGCGTGTACTGACCAAATGGCAGATTGCTGGCCAAAAAGCTCACGCGTTCCCCCGGCGCGGCGGCCGGCGGATCAAACGACACCTGCGCCGGCGCCGCAATCGTCACCGACTGCGAGACAACCAGCGTTCTAGCGGCATACAGCTCAAGCAGGTAATTGCCGGGATCCACGCGCGGCATGGTGGCGGTAAGCGAGAGCGCGCCGATCCGGTCGGCGGTGCCGCCGGCAAGGGGCCAGTTTGTGCCTGAGCCATCGGCCAGCTCGAGCTCATAGCTGATTCCCGGCGTGAGACCACCGATATCGACCAGCACCTCAGACACAGGCGTTGGCGCCGGCGGCGAAACGGTTAGCGCTGCCGCCTGGCTTGCCATCACAAAAAAACACAAAACAATTCGAAAAGGGCGCATCGCTGATCCTGATTTAGCCATTGCTCTCTTTGCAAAGGCCGAGCGCGTTGGCAACCGCACTCCCAAACCCCAACCAGCGCCAGGGATTCAAGCTAGAATCAAGGCTCACAACCGCCGAGTCGGGTCATGAGCCAGCCGGATCTCAGCTCCACGCGTGAATTAATCAGCCGCAGCAACGCCGGGGACAACGCCGCTCGCGACCACCTGGCCGAGCGCTGCCTGCCTGTGCTGTCCCGCTGGGCTCGCGGTCGCCTGCCGAAATACGGACGGGATCTGTCCGAAACCGATGACCTTGTGCAGATAACGCTGGTCCGGGCCTTAAATAACTTAGAGAACTTTGACGCGAAGGGGCCCGGCGCCTTTCTGGCCTACCTGCGAACGGTGCTGCTGTCCTGCGTCAAAGACGAGGTGAGACGCACCAGCCGGGCGCGACAGCGCATCGTGTTGGCACAGAGCGTGAAACTCCGCACCGCCGAGGGGACCGACAGCATCGCCAACCTCGAGGACCTGGAGGCCTTTGAGGCGGCGGTCAATCGGTTGCCGGAACCGAAGCGTACCGCAGTGGTTTTGCGGGTTGAACTCGGCATGGATTTCGAATCCATTGCGCGAGAGCTGGAATGCCCTTCCGCTAACGCGGCGAGGATGATGGTCCAGCGGGCCCTGGCAACGCTGGCCAAAGAACTGCCTGACCCAGAGGAATCGTGAGCGACGACGACAAACTCAATTGGTCTGAAATCGAACAGGAGCTCGGCGACAGTTCGCCTTCGCTCGATCGTTTGCGCCGGGTCGTATCGCTGTTCGACGACTTCAACAGCCCGGGCGCCGAGAGGCCCGCCGGCGACTTCACCTGGCGCCACCTAAACGTCTTCGAGCAGATCGGCAGCGGCAGCTTCGGCAGCGTCTACCGCGCCTATGATCGCCAGCTCCGCCGCTACGTGGCCCTCAAGCTCCTGCCCTCCGGGTCAACCGAAATCCGCGCCTGGCTCGACGAAGCGCGCCGGCTTGCCCGAGTGCGACATCCCAATGTGATCGCCATTCACGGCGCAGAAACGGAAGGCGATTACGGCGGCATCTGGATGGATCTGGTGGAAGGCATTTCGCTGGATGAATTGCTGAATGACGGCCCGTTGGCGGAAGACGCAAGCCATGAAATCGCGAGCGCTCTGGCGTCAGCGCTGTCGGCCGTGCACGAGGCTGGGCTGGTGCATGGCGACGTCAAGGGGAGCAACGTGATCGTCGAGCCCGGTGGTCGGGTGATCCTGCTGGATTTTGGTGCGGCCGTGGACCATCGCCAGGGTGAGGCGCTGAGCGCCGCGTCACCGCTGAGCGCCGCGCCGGAGACGCTAGCCGGCGACCCGGCCATCCCCGAATCGGACGTCTACTCGCTGGGCATCCTGCTCTACCGCTGCCTTCTAGGTCGCTACCCGTTCCAGGCGGAGACGCTGGAAGATCTGCGGCAGGTCCATCATCAGCCGCCAGCACTGGAAGACGTGCCTCGAGACTTTCGCGAACTGCTGCGGAGCACGCTGGCCTCTGACCCGGACGCACGCCCTCTCCCAGACGAAATCTCGACTCGGCTTCAAGACATACTCAAGGCACCGGAACGACGCCGACAACGCCGTTCCGTCGGTCTGGCGTTCGCGGGACTGGCCGCGGTGGTTATCGCGACAGCTGTCGGCTGGGTCGTCTCAAACCAGGCTCGCGAGACCTCGGAGCTCGCGGCAACTCGAAGCCGAGAAGCCATCTCCTTTCTCCAGGACGTAATCGGGGCATCGTTTCAAGGGGGGCGGGGCGCTGACGCAAAAGTGATTGATGTCCTGGAAGAAGCCGAACGACAGCTGGCCATCGACACCGACGAGTTCGTTCGTTCAACCGTCGAGTACACCCTCGGTGGCGCCTACGTGCGAATCGGGCGCATCGAGGAGGGAATGAGCCTGCTCGAGACCAGCCTCGCACGACTCGAAGACATGGACTCGCCGGTTGCTTCGGAAATCGGCATGGCCTCAACGCAGCTTGGCCTGCAGCTCTGCGAAGATGAACCAGGCCGAGCGAAAGCGTACGCCGAGAAAGCGCTAGCGGCAGCCGAAAATCTGCCGAAGGGCCACTCGGTGCATCGAGCGGGCCGCAAGGTATTGGCCTGCGTCGCGGAAATACAAAGTGATTTCAGTGAGGCCGAAAAATGGCTTCGCGAGGCGCTGGAAATCCGCCCGCCGTCCAAAACCTCAGGCCATCCCAACGACTGGGGCACCCTTATTCATCTCGGCGATAATCTGCAGCGACAGGGGCGAGTGGGGGAAGCTCGCGACGTGCTCGAGCGAGCCCATGAGGGGCTCGTCGCCTTGGTCGGCCCCGAACACGCCAACACCGAGATGGCCGCGGAAGCTTTGGCGAGTGTCTTTATTGACCTGTCGGAGTTTTCCCGGGCAGCCGAAATGCTAGAACCCCTGCTCGCCAGTGCCCAAAAGCGTTTCGGCACGGACAGCGACGCCTGGATCTCCAACGCGACGACGCTCGCGGTTGTTCTGTCGAAACTCGGCCACTATGAGCGGGCCATCGCGCTGAACGAGCAGGCGCTTGCGGGCACAATCAAACTTTACGCGGCCGACCATCCCTGGGCGCTGGTGTCGCGAATCAACCTCGGCGTTCGCTACAAAGAATCCGGTCAGCTCGACAGAGCAGAAGTCCGCATGGCGGATACCCAGGAGGCCCTAATGCAGAAGTGGGGCGAACGTCACCGGATGACGTTGCTGAACGGCGTGAATCTGGCGGAGGTCATGCTGATGCGGGAGCGGCCGCAGGATGCCGAAACCCTGTCCAAGTCAGTGGCAGACAACGCCTCGGACAGCCTCGGCGAACAAAGCGCCATCACCGCCGGGGCGCGCGCCATACTCGCCCGAGCACTCCACGAGCGCGGCGCGCTCGACGCGGCCGAACAACAGTTTCGAATGGCCATCGAATCGGCTCGCAATGCGGGCCGTGCCTCCCTGATGGCACTAGAAACCGAAATGTTCTTTTGTGAGCTGCTGGCCGATCGGGGGCGCAACGCGGAAGCGCTGGCCGAACTGGATCCGTTACGCGCAACCATCGAAGAGAAGCTTGGCGTCGACCACAAGTTAGCGCAGCAAGGGGCCAGTCTATTCAACCGGCTTTCACGCTGATATCCGTCACAGCCAGCTAAAACCGAAACGCGAGAAAAACCGCTAGCAGCAGCAAAATCCAGCCCAGCAGCGCAATCGCCGGGCCGCTGGCTTCCGGTCGATGGCTGTCTCGCGCCCGCTGTTCCCAGAACCCGAGCGCCATCCAGAACGTCCACCAGCCGGGCCGGAAAATCATGCTTAGCGCCAGTAAGCACATGAGCGCCATCGCGATAGCGGCGTCTTGGCTTTCCTGATAGCCAAGCGATACTGCCAGCAGCGCCAACGCCCATGGCATCCACAACGTCATAAGGACCTCCTCAGTGAAGCTCGCGCTACCACTCGGCCGCAATCGGGCAACGGCTCGCCTGGCGGGCCGTGAGGAACGCAGTTACTAAAGTCACGTCGGCCAGTCTCGCGGCGATCTTTAGTGGGGTAACGCGCGACGTTTCGGGGTCCCGCCGCATTGAGGAGTCGGTCAGGCGATCTGTTCGAGCTGCAGCTTGAGGCGTTTCCTCGCCTGGAACATCCAGTTTTTCACCGTGCTTAGCGGCAGGTCGAGCTTGTCGGCCGTCTCAGCGAGCGAATAACCCTCGATCAGGTGAAGAGAGACAACACGTTTCTGGGACTCCGGCAGGCGTCCCAGACCCGCTTTCAGCAGATCACCGAGTTCGCGGACGCGGCTCACCTGATTGGTGCCGTTAACGCTGTTGTTCAACGTTACCTGCGGGATCGCATGCTGGCGTCGGTTTTCTCGTTCACCCGCCCGCATCGCCTTGCGCGCCGCGATGCCGAAGAGCCACGTCGAAAGCTGACTGTTGGCAAAGAACTGATCGGCCTTGTCCCGGGCGGTCATCAGCGTGTCGGAGGCCACGCTCTCGATCGTGTGGCTGTCGCTCAGACGGCGACTCAGAAACCGCACCAGCCGGGGATGATAATCGTTGTACAGCTGCTCAAAACTCTCGTTGCAGCCCTGTCCGACCCGAACCATCAGTGACCAATCACGGATTCTCGCTGCTTTTGCGCTCATCGTTTTGCCCGCTCCTGACGCGATGCGTGGACCCCAACACTAAAAGGACACGAATACACCCAATTTTCTTTCATCGAAAAATTCGATGACCGGGATTCGCAAAATCAATCGAAGAAAAAAAAACTTTTTGCCTGTTTGGCGGGATGTACGGGCAGGCCAGGGAACGCGGCAGCGAAGCTTGGCCAAAAAATACTTCCTTTCGCCTACTTGCTGAACAGAAAAAAGAGGATCCGACCATGAACCGATTTCAAACCTCCCTCGCCGCCGCCGTAACCGGCGTCCTGGCGGCGTCAGCCGTTACCGCTGAACCCGTGCGGCTGCGGGTGACGATCGAAAACCTTGCACCCCAGAATGCAACCTTTCTGACCCCTTTCTGGGTGGGCTTTCACGACGCCACCTTCGACACCTACAACGGCGGCACGCCGGCTTCCAGCCTTCCCATCGAGGGCTCCGTAGCGATGGAACGGCTGTGCGAAGACGGCAACAACGGGCCTATTTCTGACGATTTTGCGCTGCTGGTTCCCGCGGGTGTCGACGCCACGGTGCCTGGTCCCAATGGCCCGATTGCCCCGGGCGATATTACCGCCATGGAGTTTGATCTGGACTCGGAACTGCTGGCCAACCGCTGGTTTTCGTACGCCTCCATGATCCTGCCCAGCAACGATTTCTGTATCTCGAACGGCAACCCGCGAGCCCACCAGGTTTTCACCGCTGACGGTGAGTTTGTCGCGGAGAACTTCTTTGTCATAGGCAGCGAAGTGCTGGATGCCGGTACCGAGGTCAACGACGAAATTCCGGCCAACACCGCGTTTTTTGGTCAGGCTGCGCCTAACACCGGTGTGGTGGAAGACGGATTGATCGGCACGATTGGCAGCGACGTTGATGGTGGCGGCTTCCTGCCGGCGGGCAGCGGCGGCATTCTCGACGATCCACGCTATGCCATGGCGGACTTCACCCAGTTTGGCTATCCCGTCACCAAGTTCAGCTTTGAGCTGGTTGACACCAATCAGATCTTTGACGCCGTTCTGTCCGGCGATCAGGAAGTGCCGCCGGTGGCCACCAACTCGTCCGGCGACGCGTTGCTGGAAGTGTCGGATGACGGCATGAGCCTGACCTACGACATCCAGCTGCGCAGTGGCTCAAATGGACCGCTCAGCCAGGTCACGATGGCGCACCTGCACCTTGCGCCGGCCGGTGAAAACGGCCCGGTGATCGTCAACCTGCTGCCCGGCATTGACACCTCGCGCCTGGTACCGATCCGGGAGCTGGTCGGCGAGGTGAACGCCGCTGACCTGGTTGGACCGCTGGCCGGACAGCCGCTCACGGCGCTGCTGGACGCGATGGACGCCGGCGATGTCTACATCAACATCCACACCCGCCGGAACCCCGCAGGAGAAATCCGCGGGCAGATCAGCGGAAACTGATCCCACCCCGCTGCATCACTCCCTTGGCCCGCCACCTCGGCGGGCCTTTTTTTGCGCCGAAAATGGCTTAGGCTGGCTAAAAACAAACAGGATCTACGACATGAAGATTCAAGCCAGCGCCCCCCATTTTTTTGTTAAGGACATACACACGTCGGTGCGTTTCTACGTTGATGTCCTGGGTTTTGACGAACCACGCTTGTGGGGTGAGCCGCCAAGTTTTGCCATGCCGTCCCGCAATGGATTCACCGTGATGCTGAAAGAGGCAAAACCCGAAAACGTTCAGCCGAACGGCACCATCGATTGCTGGGACGCCTATTTCTGGTGCGACGACATCGACGAGTTCTGGGAGACCATCAAAGAAAGCGTCAATGCTGTTCATGGCCCCGAGGACCGGCCTTATTACGGCATGCGGGAAATCGCCATTCGGGATCCCGACGGATATATGCTCGTTTTTGCCCACGATCTCGAAGACCAGGACTAAGCCGATTCCGACAAGCGTCGGTTCGACTGCCTACGAAGCTCTACGGATCTCTGCTGAAAAGCAGCCGTGGGCCGCGTTGTGGGCATGCAGGTACGACACACCCGGGCGCTCGAGCGCGTCGACGATTTTCTGCTCCAGGCCCTCCTTCAAACAAAGGTCGGCCCCGCAAAGCGCCCCGTCGGAGCCAAACAGCCGCAGGGCGATCGGTCGCCCCTGCATCACCAGCGGTAACTCATCGACAAACGTCGCCACTTGGTTCGCGTTTTCCCTTACGTAAATGGCGAAGCTCGATCGATACGGGCTGTTAACCCGATGGCTGACATAGTTAAGCAGCAGCACGGGCTCCCCCACCTCCGCATCCTCCAGCGTGACGCGGCAAGGGAATCCGGGGTTGCAGGTCGCCGTCTGGCGCACAACACCTTTGGCCTCAAGCTGGGCGTCGGTGAGATCGACTAGATGCTGAAAACGGGACACGGGTATTCCAGAAATCACGAACGACATGGCGACAGGCCTCGGTAGCTGATGGTGGGGTCAGCTTAGGTTCGCGACCGGGGTAGATCACCCCGTTTTTTGCGCTT encodes the following:
- a CDS encoding sigma-70 family RNA polymerase sigma factor, encoding MSQPDLSSTRELISRSNAGDNAARDHLAERCLPVLSRWARGRLPKYGRDLSETDDLVQITLVRALNNLENFDAKGPGAFLAYLRTVLLSCVKDEVRRTSRARQRIVLAQSVKLRTAEGTDSIANLEDLEAFEAAVNRLPEPKRTAVVLRVELGMDFESIARELECPSANAARMMVQRALATLAKELPDPEES
- a CDS encoding RNA polymerase sigma factor, encoding MSAKAARIRDWSLMVRVGQGCNESFEQLYNDYHPRLVRFLSRRLSDSHTIESVASDTLMTARDKADQFFANSQLSTWLFGIAARKAMRAGERENRRQHAIPQVTLNNSVNGTNQVSRVRELGDLLKAGLGRLPESQKRVVSLHLIEGYSLAETADKLDLPLSTVKNWMFQARKRLKLQLEQIA
- a CDS encoding spondin domain-containing protein, producing the protein MNRFQTSLAAAVTGVLAASAVTAEPVRLRVTIENLAPQNATFLTPFWVGFHDATFDTYNGGTPASSLPIEGSVAMERLCEDGNNGPISDDFALLVPAGVDATVPGPNGPIAPGDITAMEFDLDSELLANRWFSYASMILPSNDFCISNGNPRAHQVFTADGEFVAENFFVIGSEVLDAGTEVNDEIPANTAFFGQAAPNTGVVEDGLIGTIGSDVDGGGFLPAGSGGILDDPRYAMADFTQFGYPVTKFSFELVDTNQIFDAVLSGDQEVPPVATNSSGDALLEVSDDGMSLTYDIQLRSGSNGPLSQVTMAHLHLAPAGENGPVIVNLLPGIDTSRLVPIRELVGEVNAADLVGPLAGQPLTALLDAMDAGDVYINIHTRRNPAGEIRGQISGN
- a CDS encoding DUF1203 domain-containing protein — protein: MSRFQHLVDLTDAQLEAKGVVRQTATCNPGFPCRVTLEDAEVGEPVLLLNYVSHRVNSPYRSSFAIYVRENANQVATFVDELPLVMQGRPIALRLFGSDGALCGADLCLKEGLEQKIVDALERPGVSYLHAHNAAHGCFSAEIRRAS
- a CDS encoding VOC family protein; protein product: MKIQASAPHFFVKDIHTSVRFYVDVLGFDEPRLWGEPPSFAMPSRNGFTVMLKEAKPENVQPNGTIDCWDAYFWCDDIDEFWETIKESVNAVHGPEDRPYYGMREIAIRDPDGYMLVFAHDLEDQD
- a CDS encoding tetratricopeptide repeat protein; amino-acid sequence: MSDDDKLNWSEIEQELGDSSPSLDRLRRVVSLFDDFNSPGAERPAGDFTWRHLNVFEQIGSGSFGSVYRAYDRQLRRYVALKLLPSGSTEIRAWLDEARRLARVRHPNVIAIHGAETEGDYGGIWMDLVEGISLDELLNDGPLAEDASHEIASALASALSAVHEAGLVHGDVKGSNVIVEPGGRVILLDFGAAVDHRQGEALSAASPLSAAPETLAGDPAIPESDVYSLGILLYRCLLGRYPFQAETLEDLRQVHHQPPALEDVPRDFRELLRSTLASDPDARPLPDEISTRLQDILKAPERRRQRRSVGLAFAGLAAVVIATAVGWVVSNQARETSELAATRSREAISFLQDVIGASFQGGRGADAKVIDVLEEAERQLAIDTDEFVRSTVEYTLGGAYVRIGRIEEGMSLLETSLARLEDMDSPVASEIGMASTQLGLQLCEDEPGRAKAYAEKALAAAENLPKGHSVHRAGRKVLACVAEIQSDFSEAEKWLREALEIRPPSKTSGHPNDWGTLIHLGDNLQRQGRVGEARDVLERAHEGLVALVGPEHANTEMAAEALASVFIDLSEFSRAAEMLEPLLASAQKRFGTDSDAWISNATTLAVVLSKLGHYERAIALNEQALAGTIKLYAADHPWALVSRINLGVRYKESGQLDRAEVRMADTQEALMQKWGERHRMTLLNGVNLAEVMLMRERPQDAETLSKSVADNASDSLGEQSAITAGARAILARALHERGALDAAEQQFRMAIESARNAGRASLMALETEMFFCELLADRGRNAEALAELDPLRATIEEKLGVDHKLAQQGASLFNRLSR